AAGAACCTTAGCCGATGGGGCTGAACAGTCGGCTTCACTTTTTATTATTATTCAGAAGCTACGAATACTTTTTTAAATCCGTTAATTGCTGCTGCAAATTTGTCGTCATCCGCAAGTTTCTTAGTTGTGCGGATTTCTTCTAATAAGTCAGTCGCATTAGAATCTAACCAAGCATGGAATTCTTCTTCAAAACGAGTGATATCTACTACTGGGATATCATCTAGGAATCCACGTGTTAAAGCGTAAAGAATGATAACTTGTTTCTCTACACGTAATGGTTTGTGTAATCCTTGTTTTAATACCTCAACAGTACGAGCACCACGGTTTAATTTCGCTTGAGTTGCTTTATCAAGGTCAGAACCGAACTGAGCGAACGCTTCTAACTCACGGTAAGATGCAAGGTCAAGACGAAGTGTACCTGATACTTTACTCATCGCTTTAATCTGAGCAGATCCACCTACACGAGATACAGAAGTACCCGCATCGATCGCTGGACGTACGCCAGAGAAGAATAGATCAGATTGTAAGAAGATTTGTCCATCCGTAATAGAAATTACGTTTGTTGGGATGTATGCAGATACGTCCCCTGCTTGTGTTTCGATGAAAGGTAGTGCAGTTAAAGAACCGCCGCCTCTTGCATCACTTAATTTTGCTGCACGCTCTAATAAGCGAGAATGTAAGTAGAATACATCCCCTGGGTAAGCTTCACGACCTGGAGGACGACGTAATAGTAATGACAGCTCACGGTAAGCCGCTGCTTGTTTTGATAAGTCATCATATACTACTAATACGTGTTTACCATTGTACATGAACTCTTCACCCATTGTTACACCAGCGTAAGGAGCTAGGTATAATAATGGAGCTGGTTGAGAAGCAGATGCAGTTACAACGATTGTGTACTCTAATGCACCGTGCTTACGTAGTGTTTCTACTACGTTACGTACAGTTGATTCTTTTTGTCCAATTGCTACGTAGATACAAATCATGTCTTCATCTTTTTGGTTAATGATTGTATCAAGTGCAACTGCTGTTTTACCAGTTTGACGGTCACCGATGATTAACTCACGTTGACCACGACCAATTGGTACAAGGGCATCGATCGCTTTAATACCTGTTTGAAGTGGCTCATGAACAGATTTACGATCCATTACACCTGGTGCTGGACTTTCGATTGGACGAGTGTTTGTTGTATTGATTGGGCCTAAACCATCAACTGGTTGACCTAATGGGTTTACAACACGACCAATTAGTTCTTTTCCTACTGGTACTTGCATGATGCGACCAGTACGACGAACTTCGTCACCTTCACGGATTTCTGTGTAAGGTCCTAAAATGATAATACCTACGTTGTTTTCCTCTAAGTTTTGTGCTAGTCCCATAACGCCGTTAGAGAACTCTACAAGTTCACCAGCCATAACGTTATCAAGACCATGAGCACGCGCGATACCGTCACCAACTTGGATAACTGTACCAACATCACTAACTTCGATTTCAGACTGATAGTTCTCGATTTGTTGCTTTATCAGTGCGCTAATTTCTTCAGCTCTGATGCTCATGTGCTTCACCCCTATCTATTCTTCATTAATTCACGCTGAATACGTGCTAATTTTCCTTGTAAACTTCCGTCATAAATGCGATTTCCAATACGTACTTTAATTCCGCCTAGTAAATCTT
This genomic interval from Bacillus thuringiensis contains the following:
- the atpA gene encoding F0F1 ATP synthase subunit alpha → MSIRAEEISALIKQQIENYQSEIEVSDVGTVIQVGDGIARAHGLDNVMAGELVEFSNGVMGLAQNLEENNVGIIILGPYTEIREGDEVRRTGRIMQVPVGKELIGRVVNPLGQPVDGLGPINTTNTRPIESPAPGVMDRKSVHEPLQTGIKAIDALVPIGRGQRELIIGDRQTGKTAVALDTIINQKDEDMICIYVAIGQKESTVRNVVETLRKHGALEYTIVVTASASQPAPLLYLAPYAGVTMGEEFMYNGKHVLVVYDDLSKQAAAYRELSLLLRRPPGREAYPGDVFYLHSRLLERAAKLSDARGGGSLTALPFIETQAGDVSAYIPTNVISITDGQIFLQSDLFFSGVRPAIDAGTSVSRVGGSAQIKAMSKVSGTLRLDLASYRELEAFAQFGSDLDKATQAKLNRGARTVEVLKQGLHKPLRVEKQVIILYALTRGFLDDIPVVDITRFEEEFHAWLDSNATDLLEEIRTTKKLADDDKFAAAINGFKKVFVASE